A genomic stretch from Primulina huaijiensis isolate GDHJ02 chromosome 14, ASM1229523v2, whole genome shotgun sequence includes:
- the LOC140957825 gene encoding uncharacterized protein isoform X3, giving the protein MEINSIRRARSIGLRLAGRMGKLRRSTDLDPLQNLIKKCIFILQTENTASAIETSRPRVQLDRITVWLGIKALVGFLEPAAFEEGILDRYPVFLSIVLNNISDDSLECSHAVNCMRLLFEKLGCKLWLRATLSPSVMRNTLLGQCFHTRNEKSHKEIFDLFQPFLQSLESLQDGEHEKQRRHFLYFLLHQVPMSSNFSILMKKKASQIAVLIVLRGYSMDPPSPPAECAHMWGPSIVSSLKDLSLHSSLRQPAIDLIQTVIVSDASAFLSLIMNGQLHSGDTPVIPNYCEYDGEEGILSALDINERDASCWKEFTLQHKIVSQVDGSWMCVPMLWFDVFAEIDPSILPLSFSKAVFWALSRFSLIEPENSTVITLSLRNWLATCASEISYLFGWKVPSGCDDGGGGTESKNSIRISTMCLPLVRTFKRFMTHYAVRMEQGQLRKQWTWEPMMSDSLILLFVDPNDSARQVARLILEQVSDVRGLTSGLQFLCSTPLSLSALLLGLRHALKLVQLDTVLLNFQTLHHLFFILSKLLKEGNSSVQTVSQNLSAVSDVSKISMPGGFLKQPLLDSLTTDCDEYPSIVCSTLWKKFIRLLSQVAWPAIVKCLDGGKTFIDHTASQMMCIRLLEVIPVVFERLPRDYGTMVETLDNLKWLHDLVDWGKSSLAVLVRYWKQTMASLLGLIKASCSSKSASVINDIEKLIFYEKISTDDVSKQVAFLSIALLDDRHSIKSTGLKSKHSISEDSLNRRTCSVEDSENLIFDEAKASVLDSEALIKQERGHAIILSDDEKEVDISETHSQSSQSTTRDDFFGASAAGRVPCSDLKENYFSNHDSSMGSPETCHQLSSRTVNHITEKMSLEPMEGRKPRVSPVKLEPSDGKTKGTKIEDCVSSSFLSQDNPNLKNSSDEFTNSKQFDSDASKLCSSNSASKVQHGLKKTFKTSEEVLKQMVCDTDVDTWQFSFFKPSKRQQALTTKPSASGLKRQVIQLALPVENKHGFKRLGGEVKRFNLPRLDDWYRPILKSDFFLDVGLTSGSNKDCESKDCENSSTLKKIPVCFQSPDEYVEIFRPFVLEELKAQVQNSFQEMSSAEEMCCGTLSVLSVERIDDFHVVRFVHDETNSTGSKILSDNDLILLTKQPLQNASGDVHAIGKVERRDKESKKRLNIIAIRLYMQGCPRLNRARKLLTERSKWYVSRIMNITPQLREFQALSSIREIPLLPVILNPVNQHCCQYESRTGNLSKLSQPMQQIIKSSYNGSQLQAISVAIGPFDKDFELTLIQGPPGTGKTRTIVAIISGVLAFSDAKRWRNYDQVCVSSSSTNQRISQSVAIARSWQDAALARQLNEEAEKNNKIMRSRSRGRILICAQSNAAVDELVARISCEGLYGCDGLMYKPYLVRVGNVKTVHPNSLPFFLDTLVENRLKEEKGSKNDEKQSGTSADSLLIIRTNLEKLVDNIRYYEAKRANLQERHSDSKNLVEGGYSDTVELSDEELKEKLRKLYEKKKTLYADLANFQARERKASEEIRTLRNKFRTAILKEAEIVVTTLSGCGGDLYGVCSESISGHNFNHSYESSLFDAVVIDEAAQALEPATLIPLQLLKSRGTKCIMVGDPKQLPATVISTVANKYLFQCSMFERLQRAGHPVIMLTQQYRMHPEICSFPSSHFYEGKLQNGDQMFGKAASFHETLCLGPYMLFDILDGRETRGKGAAAMSIYNECESDAAVELLRYFKKRYPSEFLARKIGVITPYKCQLSLLQSRFSSAFGSSVTAEIEFNTVDGFQGREVDILLLSTVRAAGSSSEKTGIGSSNLGFVADVRRMNVALTRAKLSLWIFGNARTLQTNASWAALVEDAGRRNLIVSGRKPYSSMFRSTSETRPNSGNLTSISGQLEQVESSRAVSGCVNTKKKIVKHSAERKRKYNNTVSDIACTIGEDVSHAAKDADMNKKNRVRDGMNIPLEKVVAPVALEDSDDKLLKDGKSIVEENQESTDKTSDRRINVVKEITSDSVRRRFANSGKVNSRSLKQPKSVSDEMCVETIKHDKRPQEMKVGTSHSEISFKEQDEKGAFDRVEILTDSFTKRKQQREAVDALLSSALVSSKKSDSRRKEYSKRTTSTSKDNLVRPQKPRKG; this is encoded by the exons ATGGAAATCAACAGTATCCG AAGAGCACGATCAATAGGCCTTCGTTTGGCTGGACGTATGGGCAAATTGAG GAGATCAACAGATTTGGATCCGTTGCAGAATTTGATAAAGAAATGCATCTTCATATTGCAAACAGAAAACACAGCATCAGCTATTGAGACATCAAGGCCTAGGGTGCAGCTAGATCGAATTACAGTATGGCTTGGAATTAAAGCGTT GGTTGGGTTCTTAGAACCTGCTGCATTCGAGGAAGGGATTTTAGATCGCTATCCCGTTTTCCTAAGTATTGTGCTGAACAATATTAGCGATGATTCATTGGAATGTTCTCATGCTGTTAACTGCATGAGACTACTATTTGAAAAGCTTG GATGCAAACTGTGGTTGAGGGCTACATTATCTCCTAGTGTTATGAGGAATACTCTTCTTGGTCAGTGTTTTCATACTCGAAATGAGAAAAGCCATAAAGAAATTTTTGATCTTTTCCAGCCATTTCTGCAG TCTCTTGAATCATTGCAAGATGGAGAACATGAAAAACAAAGAAGACATTTCCTTTACTTTCTGCTGCATCAAGTACCCATGAGTAGTAATTTCAGCATATTGATGAAGAAAAAAGCTTCTCAG ATAGCGGTTCTCATTGTTCTACGAGGATACAGTATGGACCCACCTTCCCCACCTGCTGAATGTGCTCACATGTG GGGTCCCTCCATTGTGTCTTCCCTGAAGGATTTATCACTTCACAGTTCCCTTCGACAACCTGCAATCGATCTTATTCAAACTGTTATCGTATCTGATGCTTCTGCCTTTCTGTCCCTGATTATGAATGGTCAGTTACATTCTGGTGATACACCAGTCATACCTAATTATTGTGAGTATGATGGTGAAGAAGGTATTTTATCTGCTCTCGATATTAATGAGAGAGATGCTAGTTGTTGGAAAGAATTTACTCTCCAGCATAAAATAGTTTCACAAGTAGATGGGAGTTGGATGTGTGTACCAATGCTATGGTTTGATGTGTTTGCTGAAATAGATCCCTCGATCCTTCCGTTGTCATTCTCCAAGGCTGTTTTTTGGGCATTATCTCGGTTTTCATTGATAGAGCCTGAGAATAGCACCGTGATTACTCTCTCTCTTAGAAATTGGTTGGCGACCTGTGCTTCAGAaatttcttatctgttcgggTGGAAGGTTCCCTCTGGCTGTGACGACGGTGGGGGTGGAACAGAGTCCAAAAACTCTATCAGAATTTCAACTATGTGTCTGCCTTTGGTTAGGACTTTCAAGAG ATTCATGACTCACTACGCTGTTCGGATGGAACAAGGTCAGCTTAGGAAGCAGTGGACCTGGGAACCAATGATGAGCGATAGTTTGATTCTCTTGTTTGTTGATCCCAATGAT AGTGCTAGACAAGTGGCCAGGCTTATCCTTGAACAAGTTTCGGATGTGCGTGGTCTCACCAGTGGTCTCCAATTTCTTTGTTCTACTCCGTTGTCATTGTCAGCTCTCCTTTTGGGTTTGAGACACGCTCTGAAACTA GTCCAGTTGGATACTGTTCTGTTAAACTTTCAGACTTTACATCACCTCTTCTTCATCTTATCTAAATTGCTCAAAGAAGGGAATTCATCTGTACAGACGGTATCTCAAAATCTTTCAGCTGTTTCAGATGTTTCAAAGATCTCTATGCCAGGTGGATTTTTAAAGCAACCTTTGTTAGATTCTTTGACCACTGACTGTGATGAATATCCATCAATTGTTTGTTCTACATTGTGGAAGAAATTTATCCGCTTGCTCTCACAAGTTGCCTGGCCTGCAATTGTGAAATGCTTGGATGGAGGCAAAACATTTATTGATCACACAGCATCTCAG ATGATGTGCATCCGTCTTCTTGAAGTCATTCCTGTTGTTTTTGAAAGGCTTCCCAGAGATTATGGGACAATGGTGGAAACTTTAGATAATTTGAAGTGGCTCCATGATTTGGTTGATTGGGGGAAGTCATCACTTGCTGTATTGGTTCGATATTGGAAACAAACGATGGCTTCTTTGCTTGGTCTAATAAAAGCTTCCTGCAGTAGTAAATCTGCTTCAGTAATCAACGACATCGAGaaacttattttttatg aaaaaatttcaacagaTGATGTGAGTAAGCAAGTGGCCTTCCTTTCTATTGCATTATTGGATGACCGTCATTCGATCAAGAGCACCGGTCTCAAATCGAAACATTCAATATCTGAAGATTCATTGAATAGGAGAACCTGTTCAGTGGAGGATTCtgaaaatttgatatttgatgAAGCGAAGGCAAGTGTTCTAGATTCTGAAGCATTGATTAAGCAGGAGAGAGGACATGCCATAATTCTGTCTGATGATGAGAAAGAAGTAGATATTTCTGAGACTCATAGTCAGTCGAGTCAAAGTACAACTCGTGATGATTTCTTTGGTGCTAGTGCTGCCGGAAGAGTACCGTGCTCTGACCTGAAGGAAAATTATTTCAGCAACCATGACAGTTCAATGGGTTCTCCAGAGACTTGTCATCAACTAAGTTCTCGTACAGTTAATCATATTACTGAGAAAATGAGCTTAGAACCAATGGAAGGCAGGAAGCCACGTGTATCACCTGTTAAATTAGAGCCATCAGATGGCAAAACGAAAGGAACTAAAATTGAAGATTGTGTTTCCAGTTCTTTCTTATCACAGGACAATCCAAATTTGAAGAACTCATCTGATGAATTTACCAATTCAAAGCAATTTGATTCTGACGCATCTAAATTATGTTCCAGTAATTCTGCCAGCAAGgttcagcatggtttgaaaaaaacttttaaaacaaGTGAGGAAGTCCTAAAACAAATGGTATGTGATACTGATGTTGACACATGGCAGTTTTCATTTTTCAAACCATCAAAGCGCCAGCAAGCTCTGACTACAAAACCAAGTGCTTCTGGCCTAAAACGGCAAGTCATCCAGCTTGCCTTACCCGTGGAGAACAAACACGGCTTTAAAAGGCTGGGTGGTGAAGTGAAAAGATTTAATCTCCCTAGACTTGATGACTGGTATAGACCCATCCTAAAATCAGATTTTTTTCTAGATGTTGGATTGACATCTGGAAGTAACAAAGACTGTGAAAGCAAAGACTGTGAAAACAGTAGCACACTGAAGAAAATCCCTGTTTGTTTCCAATCACCTGATgaatatgttgaaatttttcggCCATTTGTATTGGAAGAACTCAAAGCTCAAGTGCAGAATTCCTTTCAAGAGATGTCTTCTGCTGAAGAAATGTGTTGTGGAACTTTATCTGTGCTGTCCGTTGAGAGAATTGATGATTTTCACGTTGTTCGCTTTGTACATGATGAAACCAATTCTACAGGATCTAAAATCTTGTCGGACAATGATCTTATTTTACTTACAAAACAACCTCTGCAAAATGCTTCAGGAGATGTTCATGCTATAGGAAAG GTTGAGAGGCGTgacaaagaaagtaaaaaaaggTTAAATATTATAGCCATCAGACTCTATATGCAAGGATGCCCTCGCCTCAACCGAGCCAGAAAGCTTCTTACGGAACGAAGCAAGTGGTATGTTAGTCGCATCATGAACATCACCCCTCAACTTCGAGAATTCCAGGCACTGTCATCAATAAGGGAAATACCTTTGCTTCCAGTTATCTTGAATCCTGTTAATCAACATTGTTGTCAATATGAATCAAGAACTGGGAATTTAAGTAAATTGTCTCAGCCAATGCAGCAAATTATTAAGTCATCATATAATGGCAGTCAGTTGCAGGCTATTAGTGTTGCTATTGGTCCATTTGACAAGGACTTTGAGTTAACTCTTATACAGGGTCCTCCTG GAACTGGAAAGACCCGTACAATTGTGGCCATCATTAGTGGCGTGCTTGCTTTCTCAGATGCCAAAAGATGGAGAAATTATGACCAAGTTTGTGTCAGTAGCTCTAGCACTAACCAACGGATCAGCCAGTCTGTTGCAATTGCGAGATCCTGGCAGGATGCTGCATTGGCTAGACAATTAAATGAGGAAGcagaaaagaataataaaattatgagaagcCGCAGTAGAGGCCGGATTCTCATTTGTGCCCAATCCAATGCTGCAGTTGACGAGCTAGTTGCAAGAATATCCTGTGAAGGTCTTTATGGCTGTGATGGACTAATGTACAAGCCATATCTTGTGAGGGTGGGTAATGTGAAAACAGTCCATCCAAATTCGTTACCCTTCTTTCTCGATACACTAGTTGAAAACCGCCTGAAGGAAGAAAAAGGCAGCAAGAATGACGAAAAACAGAGTGGAACTAGTGCCGACTCTTTACTGATCATACGTACTAACCTGGAGAAGTTAGTAGACAACATAAGATACTATGAAGCAAAGCGGGCTAACTTGCAGGAAAGACATTCAGACTCAAAAAATCTGGTGGAAGGAGGGTACTCAGATACAGTGGAGTTGTCTGACGAAGAACTAAAAGAAAAGCTTAGGAAATtatatgaaaagaaaaaaacattaTATGCAGATCTTGCCAACTTTCAGGCAAGGGAGAGGAAAGCCAGTGAAGAAATCAGAACCCTAAGAAATAAATTTCGAACAGCTATCTTAAAGGAGGCTGAAATTGTGGTGACTACACTTAGTGGCTGTGGTGGAGATTTATATGGGGTGTGCTCAGAATCTATATCTGGCCATAACTTCAATCACTCATATGAGAGTTCTTTATTTGATGCTGTTGTCATTGATGAAGCTGCTCAG gcGCTGGAACCTGCCACTCTGATTCCTCTGCAGCTCCTAAAGTCGAGGGGAACGAAATGCATCATG GTTGGTGATCCGAAGCAACTTCCTGCTACTGTCATCTCCACTGTTGCCAACAAATACCTGTTTCAATGCAGCATGTTTGAAAGGTTGCAGAGGGCCGGCCATCCAGTGATCATGCTGACCCAACAG TACAGGATGCATCCGGAGATATGCAGCTTTCCTTCTTCACATTTTTATGAGGGCAAGCTACAGAACGGAGATCAGATGTTCGGCAAAGCTGCATCCTTTCATGAAACTTTGTGCCTGGGACCCTATATGTTGTTTGATATTCTTGATGGGAGGGAGACACGTGGTAAAGGTGCAGCTGCAATGTCTATATACAACGAGTGTGAATCTGATGCTGCAGTTGAATTGTTGCGATATTTTAAGAAAAG GTATCCCTCGGAATTTCTTGCCAGAAAAATTGGAGTCATTACTCCTTACAAATGTCAGCTATCACTTTTGCAATCACGGTTCTCAAGTGCATTTGGATCTTCTGTCACGGCTGAAATTGAATTTAATACTGTTGATGGTTTTCAAGGTCGAGAGGTGGACATCCTGCTACTTTCTACTGTTAGAGCGGCTGGATCTTCCTCTGAGAAAACTGGGATTGGCTCTAGCAATCTTGGATTCGTTGCTGATGTTAGACGGATGAATGTTGCTTTGACTAGGGCGAAACTTTCATTATGGATTTTTGGCAATGCAAGAACATTGCAGACAAACGCTAGTTGGGCAGCTCTTGTGGAAGATGCAGGACGAAGAAATTTGATTGTATCAGGAAGAAAACCCTATAGTTCGATGTTTAGGTCCACTTCGGAGACAAGGCCAAATTCAGGAAATCTCACAAGTATTTCTGGTCAGTTGGAGCAAGTTGAAAGCTCCAGAGCTGTAAGCGGATGTGTGAATACAAAGAAGAAGATCGTGAAGCATTCTGCTGAAAGGAagagaaaatataataatactGTATCAGATATTGCCTGTACTATAGGTGAAGATGTTTCTCATGCAGCAAAAGATGCTGATATGAACAAAAAAAACAGAGTCAGAGATGGAATGAATATCCCACTGGAAAAGGTTGTTGCACCTGTTGCACTTGAAGATAGCGATGACAAATTATTGAAGGATGGAAAGTCGATAGTGGAAGAAAACCAAGAGAGCACTGATAAAACCAGTGACAGGCGAATCAATGTGGTGAAAGAAATAACCAGTGACAGTGTAAGGAGGCGTTTTGCTAATTCTGGGAAGGTAAATAGTAGAAGTCTGAAGCAACCAAAATCTGTATCTGACGAAATGTGTGTAGAAACTATTAAGCACGATAAGCGACCGCAGGAGATGAAAGTAGGCACATCGCATTCTGAGATTAGCTTTAAGGAGCAGGATGAGAAAGGGGCTTTTGATCGAGTTGAAATATTAACAGATTCATTCACAAAAAGGAAACAGCAGCGTGAGGCTGTTGACGCTCTCTTGTCATCAGCACTCGTATCTTCAAAGAAGTCGGACTCTAGACGGAAGGAGTATTCAAAGAGGACTACTTCAACTTCCAAGGATAATCTAGTTAGACCACAGAAACCTAGAAAAGGTTGA